GCCCGTCAGGCCTCGTACAGCTCGTTGATGTGCTGCTGCACGATCATCGCCGCGACCATCGGCACGAAGAAGCCGAGGACCAGCAGCAGCACGGAGAGGTTCTTCAGCTCGGGACGGCTCGTCCGTTCGCCGAGCGCCTCGAGCCCCTTGCCGCACTGGTAGTAGAAGAACAGGTTCAGCGGCAGGCAGCAGCCGGAAACGGCGGCGAGCACGGGGGCCAGCAACTCGCGTCCGGCGACCGCGTTGAGCACCTCCGCGGCCTTGTAGTTCCAGTAGATCAGGAACAGCCCGCAGGTGAGGAACGAGAGAAGCAGGACGACGACCGGGTGCATCCGAAACTCGGGAACGGGTCGGGTTTCCATCGCGAACGTCTCCATCGTCGGGGAGCGTGGGCGGCGCCGGCGCGCCCCTCGCGCCGCACGTCCCACAAACTGCGGACACTGTACCGCAGAGCCGCCGTCGCGCGCCGCCGTCCCCTCTTGGCGGTACCTCTTTGGCGACGGACGGCGGGGACGCCGAAGGAGGGACGATGCCGACCTTCATGCTGATGACGCGCTTGGCCCCGGAGAGCATGCAGGACGTGAACGTGCGGCGCACGACGAGCCGGGAGTGGATGCGCAGGGTCAAGGAGTACTGCCCGGAGGTCAAGTGGCTCGCCCACTACGCGATCCTCGGGCCGTACGACTTCTGCGACATCTACGACGCCCCGGACATCGAGACGGCGCACAAGGTCTCGCTCATTTCCCGCAGCGAAGGGGCGGTGACCGCGGAGAGCTGGCAGGCGCT
The genomic region above belongs to bacterium and contains:
- a CDS encoding DUF4234 domain-containing protein gives rise to the protein METRPVPEFRMHPVVVLLLSFLTCGLFLIYWNYKAAEVLNAVAGRELLAPVLAAVSGCCLPLNLFFYYQCGKGLEALGERTSRPELKNLSVLLLVLGFFVPMVAAMIVQQHINELYEA
- a CDS encoding GYD domain-containing protein produces the protein MPTFMLMTRLAPESMQDVNVRRTTSREWMRRVKEYCPEVKWLAHYAILGPYDFCDIYDAPDIETAHKVSLISRSEGAVTAESWQALPYEQYMRLLEKIV